A DNA window from Dama dama isolate Ldn47 chromosome 19, ASM3311817v1, whole genome shotgun sequence contains the following coding sequences:
- the LOC133074051 gene encoding securin-like, which yields YEPGTHVAPKDGLNLGSVPSVKALDGRSQVSTPRVNKMFDAPPALPKTARKTLGTVNRATEKSVKMNGPLKQKQITFSTKKIAAKIVKAKSPASALDDTYSEIEKFFPFNPLDFESFDLPEEHQIAHFPLNGVPLMILDEKRELEQLLHVGPPSPLKMPLPLWQSNLLQSPSSILSTLDVELPPVCYDLDILIS from the coding sequence tatgaacCAGGCACCCATGTGGCTCCTAAGGACGGGCTGAACTTGGGCTCTGTGCCTTCAGTCAAAGCTTTAGATGGAAGATCTCAGGTTTCAACACCACGTGTTAACAAAATGTTTGATGCTCCACCAGCTTTACCAAAAACTGCCAGAAAGACTTTAGGAACTGTCAACAGAGCTACAGAAAAATCAGTTAAGATGAATGGACCGCTCAAACAGAAACAGATAACTTTCTCTACCAAAAAGATTGCTGCGAAGATTGTTAAAGCAAAAAGTCCTGCTTCCGCCTTAGATGACACCtactcagaaatagaaaaattctttCCCTTCAATCCATTAGATTTTGAGAGTTTTGACCTCCCTGAGGAACACCAGATCGCACACTTCCCCTTGAATGGAGTGCCTCTCATGATCCTTGATGAGAAGAGGGAGCTTGAGCAGCTGTTACACGTGGGCCCCCCTTCGCCTCTGAAGATGCCTCTTCCACTGTGGCAGTCTAATCTGTTGCAGTCTCCCTCAAGCATTCTGTCAACTCTGGATGTTGAATTGCCACCTGTTTGCTATGACttagatattttaatttcttag